A genome region from Primulina eburnea isolate SZY01 chromosome 9, ASM2296580v1, whole genome shotgun sequence includes the following:
- the LOC140841365 gene encoding transcription factor UNE12-like, protein MANHSGETPSDDFLEQILGFPSYATGAESNLAGNDAGNIGAASSATMMLQLGSGDVSAHLGGLGLGVGIGGPYGGLGQAGGGGFPLGLSLEHGKGGFMKMDDASGSGKRFRDDVLNSGASSSVKSGYHGQQMLHTGPQGPQPPAARPRVRARRGQATDPHSIAERLRRERIAEKIRALQELVPSVNKTDRAAMLDEIVDYVKFLRLQVKVLSMSRLGGAGAVAPLVTDIPITSVEEEVINNGRAQPAWEKWSNDGTERQVAELMEENIGAAMQFLQSKALCIMPISLASAIYNTQPPDTATFIKPQSNPPS, encoded by the exons ATGGCCAACCATTCAGGAGAAACGCCATCCGATGACTTTCTTGAGCAAATCCTGGGATTTCCAAGCTACGCTACCGGAGCCGAATCCAATTTGGCGGGAAACGATGCTGGCAACATTGGGGCTGCTTCCTCAGCTACGATGATGTTACAGCTGGGCTCTGGAGATGTTTCTGCTCACCTGGGTGGATTGGGGTTGGGAGTTGGCATTGGAGGACCTTACGGAGGGCTTGGTCAAGCTGGCGGCGGTGGGTTTCCGTTAGGGTTGAGCTTGGAGCATGGGAAGGGAGGGTTTATGAAAATGGACGATGCATCGGGGAGTGGGAAAAGGTTCCGAGACGACGTTTTAAATTCTGGCGCTTCTTCTTCTGTTAAATCG GGTTATCATGGACAGCAAATGCTCCATACAGGTCCACAAGGGCCGCAGCCACCGGCAGCTCGCCCACGAGTTCGGGCTAGACGAGGTCAAGCTACAGATCCACACAGCATAGCTGAAAGG TTGCGCCGAGAAAGAATAGCTGAAAAGATAAGAGCGTTGCAAGAGTTGGTTCCTAGTGTCAACAAG ACTGATAGAGCAGCTATGCTTGATGAAATTGTGGATTATGTGAAGTTTTTGAGGCTCCAAGTGAAG GTGTTGAGCATGAGTAGACTGGGAGGAGCTGGTGCGGTGGCACCACTTGTGACTGACATTCCAATAACATCAGTAGAG GAAGAAGTCATTAACAATGGACGAGCTCAGCCAGCATGGGAGAAGTGGTCAAATGATGGTACAGAACGACAAGTTGCTGAGCTCATGGAAGAAAACATCGGTGCTGCAATGCAGTTCCTTCAATCCAAGGCACTCTGCATCATGCCCATCTCGCTTGCTTCGGCTATCTACAACACACAACCTCCTGACACGGCCACATTCATCAAGCCCCAATCAAACCCCCCTTCATAA